One genomic segment of Cyanobacterium stanieri LEGE 03274 includes these proteins:
- a CDS encoding Txe/YoeB family addiction module toxin produces the protein MVWRIEFSRRALKDAKKIKSANLDNNLKQLLQILKDNPYEPPYEKLLGNLGGYYSRRINIKHRLVYTIDENNKKVKVVSLWSHYE, from the coding sequence ATGGTGTGGAGGATTGAGTTTAGTCGCAGGGCTTTAAAAGATGCGAAGAAAATAAAATCAGCTAATCTCGATAATAACCTTAAACAATTACTTCAGATATTAAAAGATAATCCCTATGAACCACCGTACGAAAAATTATTGGGGAATCTAGGGGGTTATTATTCACGACGAATTAATATTAAACATCGTCTTGTTTATACTATTGATGAAAATAACAAAAAAGTCAAAGTGGTTTCTCTTTGGTCACATTATGAGTAA
- a CDS encoding type II toxin-antitoxin system Phd/YefM family antitoxin codes for METLNASKARSNLFRLVEQVNQDHIPRIITSKNGDAVLLSKEDWDSLQETLYLQSISGLVESIKQTELEDDWVSEDEFLRVLDGVED; via the coding sequence ATGGAAACCCTAAATGCTAGTAAAGCTAGATCTAATTTATTTCGTTTAGTGGAGCAAGTAAACCAAGACCATATACCGCGCATTATTACAAGTAAAAATGGTGACGCAGTATTGTTGTCAAAAGAAGATTGGGATAGTTTACAAGAAACTCTTTATTTACAGTCTATTTCAGGTTTAGTAGAATCCATAAAACAAACAGAATTAGAAGATGATTGGGTGTCGGAGGACGAGTTTTTGAGGGTATTGGATGGTGTGGAGGATTGA